TCATGCTTCAATGCCATCACCAGTATACTTTTATGGGGGTTATCCTCTTCCATATCATGAAGCCTACCCTGTCCACTATGTACCTCCTACTCCTCATTATTCTATGGAGATTCCTAAATATGAGTATGATAAGAATATGCCTCCAAGTTTTCACTGCTGTGGGTGTCCTAATCATCCTCGCCACCAGAATATCGATAAGGGTGTTAAGATTGAAGAACAAGGACCGGTTGTTGAAAAGAAGGCGCATGACTCTTTGGTTCCGGTTCAGTTGAAAAACAACCCTTACCCAATTGTGTGGATTCCACCCGAATCAAAGAATGGTGGAGAGCAAAGGAAGCTTTCTGAACCAGAGACCatagatgagaagaaaattccaTGTAATTCGAAGCCTCGTGAGAGTTTGAAGTCTCAGGAAGGAGATCAAAGGCATGGTTGGTTCCCCTTTGACTTGAACAACATTGGGTCTTTGATGCAAGGTGAAAATAAGGGGCAGGTTCAGGATCATCAGAAACAGATGGAGGATAAAAACAAGGAATTtccatttccaattttctGGGTGCCATCTTATGAAGAGATTGGAAAGAAGGATAAGGATGTGAATGCTTCTCAGGATCAGCAGAGCGAAGACCAAAAGAAGCAATTTCCATTTCCGTTCTTCTGGTTGCCTTATGAAAacaaggaggaggaggaagtaGGAAAGGAGGACAAGAGGGAAATGATTTCCGCTCCTAAGATTGTTCCAATGAACATTGCTGAGAAGGGTGATGTTACAAACGAGACTGGAGTGAATGAAGAAAAACCTGCTGGTCAGAGGGTTGTTGAGAGAAAGGAAAATACTGCTAATCAGAAAAGCATACATGTGAAGCAAATGAAtcaagaggaggaggagaacaAATATGAAGACACTgagagaagaggaggaagTGTCCCTGTGAAACATGTAGAAGACAATGTAGCTAACAAACCTTCTGGTACCAGTGTCAGAGGACCATCCTCTTTCCCAAAAAAGTCACCTGAGCTGCCTCCTGTTTGCCTCAGAGTTGATCCTTTGcctaagaagaagaaggcaaaTGGGAGTTCGCGATCTCCTAGTCCTCATGGTGCAAAAGGACTCAAGCAAGAGAGTTCAACTGATGCTACCAAACCCTCTGCTTCTTTGGGCTTGCAAGAGAACGCACAACAAGATTCAAAATCTGCTCCAAAGTACAGCAAGGAGGTGGAGCCTTCCAAAAAGGAGAAGGTTATTCCGGTGGTGGATAGGAACAGCACTGTAGACAAGGATGCGATGCGTACACCCCAGATTCCCGTTAGCTCCAAAGAGCGGATATCCAGGAAGCCAACCATTCGGGAAGCTGGGAAAGATGAAACTAGATGTGAGGTCAATGAGGATGAAGGAGCAAGAAAGGCACGAGATACAACAGTTGACAATGTGAAAGAGATAAATAAGCCCACAGAGACGGTCAAATCAGTCGTTGATGGAAGGAAACTTGAGAAAAAGACCATGTCAGATATAGAAGCTGCTGTGCGTATTCAATCTGCCTACCGTGGGTTCGAGGTTAGGAGGTGGGAACCATTGAAGAAACTGAAGCAAATAGCTGAAGTGCGTGAGCAGGTGGGTGATGTTCGGAATCATATTGCATCTTTGGAGACTTCTGATCTCCAGAACTATGACAAGCAAAAGGTGGTAATTGGGGAAACCATCATGAGACTTCTTCTCAAATTGGATACTATTCAGGTATGTGTTTGGCtcatttaatcaatttttacTTTCTTGTTGACTTCTTATGGAAACATTGGtctttatcttttaatttataaatttgggTGTATGCTAACcaagatttaaaaaatttcatatgtgCATCACTGCGTGGTTGCCTCACATGTGAAAATCCTGTATGCAAACACATGCCCGCACACTCATTCAGACGCATATACAGATGGACAGATAATGAACCATTTTTCACGTATTGTCAGTTTAGAAGTAATTGAAATGTGTGCTGGTTTTGTGATGCATGGTGTTGGATAGGGAATTTGGCATCTGAATCTGCCTAAGTTATATTTGGTTTAGGCCTTTAAGGATTGCAGatgtatttgaaattgtgggattttttttcaatatttatgCTCATCtggttctttcttttattgttgttCAACAGGGTTTGCTCCCAAGCTTCAGAGACATTAGAAGATCCTTGGCAAGGGAGCTTGTAGTTTTGCAGGAAAAGCTTGATGATCTAATCACTAAGAAATGTCAAGATACACCACAGGAGGCATCCACTATTACACGTGTGGAAGAGCTCAGTTCCAATGCCAACAACAATAACTGCATGCTAGAGCAAAAAGATGAAGTGAAAGGACTTGGTGAAGGACCGGCTGATGGTGGTAGTGATAGCAGTCACCATGCGACAGAGCCTTGTCAAGGGCAAGTGCTTTACACTACCGATTATGTGCCTGCTTTGAGCACCAAGGAGCCAGACCTCTCTGACCATGGAGAGCTGCACAAAGCATCGAAGGATAGTGCTCAAGAACTGCCAGTGGCAAGTGGTCTAAAATCTGAAGATCTTGGTTCGGAGTCTGTTACGGAACAGAAGAATGATGTGGTTAATGGACAAAATAATTCTGGACAAATCAGTATGGTAAACACAGAAATGGGCAATGGTTCCACTGGGCTCGAGCAATGTAGTGAATCTCCATCTCTTGTAGAAGACAAGACAGTTTGTACAGGTATCTCTTCTGAAGTTGTTAATACGAATCCACAGACAATAGAGCTTGAAGAGTTGCCTCGAGGAGCAACTGATAATGGGCCTGCCATTTCAGAGCCTGAGAAGgatgaaaaaatagaaatgaaCAAGAACGAAGTCCACCAAAGTGGTGAAGTGGAATTAGAAATGTCACCAGATGTAACTTCACCCAATGCTGGTGCTAATGTGACTGATAAGGAAGCAGAGATTCATGAGCAAGCAGATTTGCCACAGAGCATGATCGATGAGGAGAGTCCGGCTAATGAGTTTAAGAAGATCGAAGAAGTCGAGGTAGTGAAGGAGGATGATGTCTTAGAAAGTGGAGAAGAAGAGCATCAAATGGTACTTGATGCCACTTCACAGCATGATGGGACTCCAAATTTGGATCAATTAGAGCCACAGCCAGAGGGAGAAATGGAGGAGCAGCCTATTCTCCAATCGAAGGAGCGGGTAAAGATGGATTCTCACAAGGATGAGGAACTCCCTGGAGATTCAGTGCTTACGGCAGAGGTGGAGCTCCCGCCACAAGAAAAAGCCAGCAAAGATGATTTTCTCCCGCTGGTCTTTGAGTCGATTGAATCCCAACCATTGAGCTTACCTGTTCAGATCGAAACTCAGGATGCCGTGCATGAAGATGGACCTTCAGATGTAATCGACGGTGATATTACTTGCTCCTCTGCATTGGCTGATCCGGGGAGGCCTATTGAGGATGAAGTGCCAATTGAGAGAAGTACAGAAGACTCAAAATACCAGCAAGCAGCAACCGCCGGAGAGGACAGAGAGGTGGAGGATAACAAAGTTGAATGCGAGGACTACAATAGACTGGCAAGTGGTGCTGAAACTGCCAAAGAGGATCTCTTCCTTGAGACACAATCTACTCCAGTGCAGAAGACTGAATTGGCATCCCCCACCAAGGGATGTGCCGTGGGagttgaaaatgaaagaagcCTAGTTGAAGAGAATGAGAAACTCAGGGAAATGATGCAAAAATTGATGGAAGCAGGAAACGAACAGCTGCAAGTTATATCTAAACTGACCGGAAGAGTGAAAGACTTGGAGAAAAAGCTGgctaagaagaagaaagtaaGGACAAGGAGGTATAGAGCAGCATCACCTCCTGGAACTTCTTGCATGAAACCATCAAACGATCCGTTGAAGGAGGGGGCCGTTGGTGTTGCAATGTGAAGAAAGGTCACTCCATGTCTCGATCattcttaaaataaatgttGAGTTATTGTAATGTGGGATTGAATCTCTTTGTATCTACATTGTGTGAACTTTGTATGgtctttttaagttttaagtTTTACAGAATAATGAAGAACTGTTTGAATATATACCTTCCATCTTGCGGCGTTCGATTTCTATCTTTGATACAGTAGTTCTCGAGTCTTTGAGTAGTTTGCGTAAAAAATAATGTTGGTTTGTTATACACGAATTACTCTGCTTAATGACGAGCTCACAATCGAAACGTGAAACGTGAAAATGTAAGATGGCGAGCTCACTaccttttttaattaacttaaGCTACACCTGCTTATACATAAACTTTAGCCATATTTCATGGAACTCATTAGTCATCTTAGTTCTtaattttcaactttttttaattgaactCATAAATTATCATAATTCTAAATTTCCACATTTTTCACCACTAATTCCCACTTGGCGGGTGGACATTTCATGAAGGCAGTAGAAGGAGCTACCTATTTAGGAAAAGTGGtttaacaataaaaatggAATGCCAGTTAGAAgttaaaattaagaaagaaaaaaaccgttaataaaaccattaattttattttaccaGCCAAGTGCCAACTAAAATCCACTGGTTTTACTTTAACCCCAGTTGCACCACAAATTTTACTCCACTAGATCATCCACCCTGTAAACACTGGACTCTGGACACCATGGCCAAACCCAAACCAACCACCTCATTTCCCAGAGAATATTCCCCCAACTAAATCGGACCCACCGACTTCGGAAGCTCGTGTTTTTCTACAGTGTCCCCCGCTCCTCCTCTCCCTCCCGCTCTGGCTCTCTTAACCGGCATGTCTTGCGGCGACTGCCCTCTTGTTCTTGAATCTCATCAAGACCGTCCGCTTTCTTCACTGCTTTCTTGACCGAATCGCGTCCGTCGATTCCCCCCGAAAGCgatgatgaagaaagaaaacggAGATCACGAGGGCACGATGCGCGTGCTTGAGATCCACCTCATCTCCGCCCAGGGCCTCAAAGCCCCCACCGGTACCTTGCGCCGCATGCAGACCTACGCACTTGCCTGGGTCGACTCGGCCCACAAGCTCCGATCCCGAGTCGACAAGATCGGAGCCTCGAACCCAACCTGGAACGACCGGTTCCTCTTCAAGGTTCCGCCGGGCTTCCTCTCCAGCGAGACCTCCGCCGTCTCCGTCCAAATCTATACCGTCGGTACCTTCCGCGATCACCTCGTCGGCTCCGTCCGATTTCTGATCAACAATTTTCTTGACGTCCACTCCAAGATGCCGTCGTTTACCGCGGTCCAGATCCGGCGACCTTCTGGAAGGTTCTACGGCGTGTTGAATGTTGGAGCGATGGTGATCGACGGCTCTGATCTGGCTCCGGCGGTGAATGAGATGTCGGCGATCGGATACCGCGATCTGATGGGGAAGGGAGAGAGCTTCGGGCGCAGGCGCAGGCACGGCGACAGCATGAGGATCAAGTCGAAGGATTACTCTGGCGACTCAAAGGAGAATTCTTGTGCCGAGTCAACGGAGAACTCGGACGCAGGCGAGTCGGTGGCGTCATCTCCGGCGACGCCATTGCCGCCTCTGAAGGAGCTGAACGGGGTAGGAGATTTGGCGGGAACAACCACCAAGGTGTTGAGGGCTGCTCCATCGGACGGCTCTCGTTTCTTGTGCTGCTTGCTGACACAGAGGAAGATTCAATACACTCCGACGGATCAGAACCCGGATGGGGCCCACAGCAGagaaaggtaaaaaaaaaaaaaaaaaaaaaaaaaaaaaaaaaaaaaaggtcgaagattgaaaagaaaatgggttTTGAATCTCGATGAACGTGGATGGAAATGGAGGTTATTCgtgggttttgattttggaagaaaaattgTGTGAATATTGCCGGTGGAGATGAACACAGGTTGGATTAATTGTTGATGAAGAGAGCATTAACAAACTACAAATTACAAGTTACTGAGAGTTGATTACTACCCAGACTTTAGTTTCTTCTTGATTCTGAATGTAAAGGAATCAGGCAGGCACTAGAGAGTGGCTTAGAATCTTCTATTAGGAAAACCATGTATAAATTTGTGTCCTTTTGTGCAAAATGTGCATCGAATCGATCTTGATCATATCAAAAAGCTGATCAATTTTTCGTTCTGAACTTTGATTGTCATGTAAGCTGTCTACTTTGAGGTTTCAATGACAATTCAAGAGGTGTGGACTTTTTGCACATTTCatcttttgtttgattttttatctTTGACTTTTATGATGTTGCCATTGATCAAACCCACTTCATTTTGGGTATCTTTTTGCTGCAGTTAATCTGTTAAATGCAtgtgttttataattttacaCTAGAATGTGCTTGAGCTACTACTTACTTGGTATATTACCTACATCTAAAGCATGATATCAAAGGCACCCCCATTCTGAGCTCAAGTGATTAATTCGGGTGTTTGAATCTCCATACCTCGATGTCGCTTGTAAAAATACATCCCCGTAGATATAGAtaacgtttttttttttttttaaatagggGTTGAATAGTATAAGTACGGCCGGACTTCAGACTTTGAtaatgtgtgtgagaaaaattTCTCGGTCAAAAAAAACTTGTAGGCTTATTGGGTTGGGCTGTGGTATGCAACTGATGGGCCTTACATGAACCCAagttttatatatgtattggCCCAAATAATGTTAGGGTTTGGTTAGTTGAGTCATTCTATACTATAATATTATagttaaagtaaaataaaaactcgCCAACGCAATTGTGATCCGTATTTATGGTGTCTCCTTAAATCAACCCATCTGCCCTTTGATTTGATGATTTTAATGAACTCCGTAAACCAAAGCAAATCTCTTTACAACTTTCCCAAAAACTAAGAACACCATGACACGTTCCGAATGAACAGAGCGAGTAGTACGCTACGCATGACATGAACCCCCTTCCCCGCCCCAGTTACAGTGACAAAGCAGAGAAAATCAGCAAATTGCAGAAGCGGCAGGCTGGGTGGGTATACGTACCacctatatatttaaaaaaacaaattactAAACGGTGTAGCTGTGCTAGAGTGTAGTAGTAGGATAGGATAGTGTAGAGCGCAGTGCACGATGTGATTGATTGAAATGAATAACCAAACAAGTAAGCCAAATCAAAGACAgacgtttttgtttttgttttttaaatgtGGGATGGGATTGCTACGATTTTTTTGGCTGATGCAAACTGCTGTAGATCCGGCTGGCTCTGATGACAATCTCCGGATCCCGTGCCGATTCTGATTGATTAgcttatatattatattacctTTATCGATTGCCGTCAACGTTAATCTGATCAGCGATCTCTGTGATACTGACTTCGTCGGCCCTAAATACGAAGCATTGATCAATTTCTTTAAACCCCAAACATAAGCATGGTAGAAATACTTCCTTGAAATAGATAGAGATATCACAATTTTGGTATTCTTAGTTAATAACGTTATGATAAGTATAATGGTGTGACGATTATTCCTAATGAAACTAAGTTGTTTCTGCAAAGGTGAAGacctaatttttattttaaattgcCAAATAACAGGATCCTTTTAAAaagttgtttaatttaaaCAGTCCAAGGTGCATCCCTTTTAGATACAACATAAGTTGTAGCTTCTAGCAAAGATCAAAGGGTGATGATGATCGCTTTTGATAATTTGGTTGGTATAACTAAAATTACTTGGGGTAGATAAGAGCCAACATGGTTCCTGACTGAAAGATAATAGGAAATAAACACAACACTTTGTGACTGTCTTAATCCAACTAAGAGTACTAGCACCAAGTTTAGATAACTTAACAAATACGTCAAAATCTAATAACGACTTGAAAACTAACGTGATATTTGAGCATATAACATTATCTCAATAGACATCTCTAGATGCTCAAGCACCGTGTAAACATAATTTCTACAAAGCGTCAAGGATAGCATTCAATTCTAAAACTAATTAACTTGTAATTTCGAATCGCTATTGCAACACTTTTTTACTTTGGATTTATGCACTTGAAATGACAAACTGGACATGCGCATGGCATGATGCCTATCGACTAGATGATtatgtctatatatatattcttaatGTGTCacatttgatttgatacaCATCCTTACCTGTATGTCTTTTAGGGTTACAATGATCCACACTAGCTAGATAGATAGTGGATTTGTTTATTTAGGATATTTAAGGGATTGTTTTTGAACTAACAACGGTTATGATTTCTCAAGGGGTGAAAAAATAACAACGAGGGTTATAATTATTTGGTGACCACTTTGAATCTTAGATAGAAAAGGTCAAATGCCATCATAGAGCAAAGTGgggaaaatgttggatttggTAGTGATCTTAATAGCCACGACGACAAGTTTATCTTGATTTTGCTGACTAATTGGTTTTTctacatgcatgcatgctcTTTGGTTTTCCTGCATTCATATCCCTTGgttgtatatgtatatgcatcCATTTTTCCAGACAGTGAATAGTTTCTTCTTATTTTACTTTTCGAAATTGACTACCATGTTCCATGTGTTTTAATCTAATCAAGGagctgaaagaaaaaaattaacctAGGGAGGAAGATTCAGAGTACCTAATTATTCGTTTACTAACTGATAGAAGAACCATGATCCAACTTAAGGAGGAAGATTAAGAGTACCAAATTacagagaacaaaaaaaaggcTATTGGTCCCTCTCCACATGcataagaaaacaaatgcaTTTAGTCATGTTAGAGTACCTATAGATAGGGGTAGGGCTCTTAATCTCTTGATTATTTCATGATTACTCAGAGCTTTAAAAAAAGCCGGCCATATATCGGAGATCGAGTAGCCTGCCCCGGCGAGGAGATCCAGCCGCTAGAGGAATGAATTTGGGAGATAAGAGAAATCATTTTTATAGACTAatgattttttcttcttttttgcctCAAGTAGGAAGAGGTGTTGAGTGTCCACGTTCCTCATCATCTCCTATTTGGAAGATGTTGTAACctttttgaaatgaaaaccCAGCAAGCAAATGCCTAGAATCCATTAATGGATCTGCTTGCAACTGCCAATTCCCAGTGACCTATTAATGGTCCAAAAACGCTTAGACGTACAGCCAAGCAAAACAGATTGCAATATTTAatccaaaagcaaaagcacaTTTTCCACATGCATTTTCCACCCACAATATATGTGTGTACGAGACTAGAAGCACTTTGTGCGGTACTTCGGTTTCACAAAAATCTATAAGCTCCACTCATTGCTATCACCAAACTTAAGTTTGTAATAATTCCCTTTTGGCCATTCAACCATGTGGTGTCCCTTTTCCTTGCATACTTGCTCCACTATCTCTCCTTTTGCGTTGTTACCTTTTTCTATCATGCATTAGGTGTTTGAAGTCCATGCTCAGTTGGAAAGCTGCAAGCCTAATTAAGTCAACTCTACATTGCAATTGAGTTCCAATTATGCCAAGGGCCAAAGCTAAGTAACTCAGAACTGACCTGAAAATCTTGTACccgatgagagagtgagtcgTGGAAATTATCCTCTCATTATCCAAAAACATGGTAAGATGAATGCTCCAAAGGCTAACCTGACCTAATTTGAAAATACATGTAATATGCTGAGTTTTTAGACATCACTTTCATTGATTGGTTGGTGGTAGATCTCTCTTTCATTCCACATGTCTTGCTAGTTTCAAATGTATTTGGTCGCTATTCCTTGACAAAACCCACACATGACAAGACAGacatacattatatatataatattgttGTGTAAAGCTTGTCAATAAACTATTACAAGTGAGTCATGACTTAATGTGCacaaagtgattttattttaccaGAAAGAGGTTGCTACATAGTGCTGCAGCCACTACAATTTATTCCATTTCCCCTTTAATTACTACAAAAATAACTCTGTGATACAAGTCCAGACCTTTGACCTTTGGTTTACCCATTCAGCCAtttatttcccttttttaaacaaaataattttaatttaccCCTTTATTCCTTTGGCCTGAAGAAAAGTTGATCCATCAGCTGATGAGGCTCCACGCACTAAgcattatttataaatttgaacAAATTTTTGTTGGTATTATTATGCAGTAACTGCACTAAAAATAttccataatatatataatgctttgtttataatGAACATTGGGATCGTATATCCTACATCATGTTCTATTCTCTTGCTTGTTTTTTCGCAGGCGGTTTCTGCCCTTGTCAATAAAGGTAGGGTGGGGGCTAATGCCTAAGCTGTGATTACCAAATTTATTGGATTTAAATGTCATCACTTGCCTCACTTGTGCAAGTTTGCGACTTTTAGGTTGGAATTTATTTGACCTTTTATGGCTATGTATGGAGATACATTTGTGCCCCTTAATGTTATCGGTGGAGTCCTTCATATTTAGATTAACCTTTTGCGGATGGTGAGTTTCTGTATTTGTAATAACCTTGTGTGGTTATCTGTATTTGTATTGGGTCTTGTAACTGACGATTTTTGTGCttgaattat
The Prunus dulcis chromosome 2, ALMONDv2, whole genome shotgun sequence DNA segment above includes these coding regions:
- the LOC117618817 gene encoding BAG family molecular chaperone regulator 6; the protein is MMPMYRYMDSDPYQRNQTFSFPQPHYPGLRANSPRPFEPWPYGGNYSYPISCHSCCSHNNVPGHDGFRPSHPHASMPSPVYFYGGYPLPYHEAYPVHYVPPTPHYSMEIPKYEYDKNMPPSFHCCGCPNHPRHQNIDKGVKIEEQGPVVEKKAHDSLVPVQLKNNPYPIVWIPPESKNGGEQRKLSEPETIDEKKIPCNSKPRESLKSQEGDQRHGWFPFDLNNIGSLMQGENKGQVQDHQKQMEDKNKEFPFPIFWVPSYEEIGKKDKDVNASQDQQSEDQKKQFPFPFFWLPYENKEEEEVGKEDKREMISAPKIVPMNIAEKGDVTNETGVNEEKPAGQRVVERKENTANQKSIHVKQMNQEEEENKYEDTERRGGSVPVKHVEDNVANKPSGTSVRGPSSFPKKSPELPPVCLRVDPLPKKKKANGSSRSPSPHGAKGLKQESSTDATKPSASLGLQENAQQDSKSAPKYSKEVEPSKKEKVIPVVDRNSTVDKDAMRTPQIPVSSKERISRKPTIREAGKDETRCEVNEDEGARKARDTTVDNVKEINKPTETVKSVVDGRKLEKKTMSDIEAAVRIQSAYRGFEVRRWEPLKKLKQIAEVREQVGDVRNHIASLETSDLQNYDKQKVVIGETIMRLLLKLDTIQGLLPSFRDIRRSLARELVVLQEKLDDLITKKCQDTPQEASTITRVEELSSNANNNNCMLEQKDEVKGLGEGPADGGSDSSHHATEPCQGQVLYTTDYVPALSTKEPDLSDHGELHKASKDSAQELPVASGLKSEDLGSESVTEQKNDVVNGQNNSGQISMVNTEMGNGSTGLEQCSESPSLVEDKTVCTGISSEVVNTNPQTIELEELPRGATDNGPAISEPEKDEKIEMNKNEVHQSGEVELEMSPDVTSPNAGANVTDKEAEIHEQADLPQSMIDEESPANEFKKIEEVEVVKEDDVLESGEEEHQMVLDATSQHDGTPNLDQLEPQPEGEMEEQPILQSKERVKMDSHKDEELPGDSVLTAEVELPPQEKASKDDFLPLVFESIESQPLSLPVQIETQDAVHEDGPSDVIDGDITCSSALADPGRPIEDEVPIERSTEDSKYQQAATAGEDREVEDNKVECEDYNRLASGAETAKEDLFLETQSTPVQKTELASPTKGCAVGVENERSLVEENEKLREMMQKLMEAGNEQLQVISKLTGRVKDLEKKLAKKKKVRTRRYRAASPPGTSCMKPSNDPLKEGAVGVAM
- the LOC117618775 gene encoding uncharacterized protein LOC117618775, whose product is MMKKENGDHEGTMRVLEIHLISAQGLKAPTGTLRRMQTYALAWVDSAHKLRSRVDKIGASNPTWNDRFLFKVPPGFLSSETSAVSVQIYTVGTFRDHLVGSVRFLINNFLDVHSKMPSFTAVQIRRPSGRFYGVLNVGAMVIDGSDLAPAVNEMSAIGYRDLMGKGESFGRRRRHGDSMRIKSKDYSGDSKENSCAESTENSDAGESVASSPATPLPPLKELNGVGDLAGTTTKVLRAAPSDGSRFLCCLLTQRKIQYTPTDQNPDGAHSRER